Proteins from a genomic interval of Hordeum vulgare subsp. vulgare unplaced genomic scaffold, MorexV3_pseudomolecules_assembly, whole genome shotgun sequence:
- the LOC123420115 gene encoding photosystem I assembly protein Ycf3 → MPRSRVNGNFIDKTFSIIANILLRIIPTTSGEKKAFTYYRDGMLAQSEGNYAEALQNYYEATRLEIDPYDRSYILYNIGLIHTSNGEHTKALEYYFRALERNPFLPQAFNNMAVICHYRGEQAILEGDSEIAEAWFDQAAEYWKQAIALTPGNYIEAQNWLKITKRFEFE, encoded by the exons ATGCCTAGATCCCGTGTAAATGGAAATTTCATTGATAAGACCTTCTCAATTATAGCCAATATTTTATTGCGAATAATTCCGACAACCTCAGGAGAAAAAAAGGCATTTACTTATTATAGAGATG GGATGTTGGCTCAATCCGAAGGAAATTATGCGGAAGCTTTGCAAAATTATTATGAAGCTACGCGACTAGAAATCGATCCCTATGATCGAAGTTATATACTCTATAACATAGGCCTTATACACACAAGCAATGGAGAGCATACAAAGGCTTTGGAATATTATTTCCGGGCACTAGAACGAAACCCCTTCTTACCGCAAGCTTTTAATAATATGGCCGTGATCTGTCATT ACCGAGGAGAACAGGCCATTCTAGAGGGTGATTCGGAAATTGCGGAAGCTTGGTTTGATCAAGCTGCTGAATATTGGAAACAAGCTATAGCGCTTACTCCGGGAAATTATATTGAAGCACAAAACTGGTTGAAGATTACGAAGCGCTTTGAATTTGAATAA
- the LOC123420111 gene encoding photosystem I P700 chlorophyll a apoprotein A2 encodes MELRFPRFSQGLAQDPTTRRIWFGIATAHDFESHDDITEERLYQNIFASHFGQLAIIFLWTSGNLFHVAWQGNFESWIQDPLHVRPIAHAIWDPHFGQPAVEAFTRGGAAGPVNIAYSGVYQWWYTIGLRTNEDLYTGALFLLFLSTLSLIASWLHLQPKWKPSLSWFKNAESRLNHHLSGLFGVSSLAWTGHLVHVAIPASRGEYVRWNNFLDVLPYPQGLGPLLTGQWNLYAQNPDSSNHLFGTAQGAGTAILTLLGGFHPQTQSLWLTDMAHHHLAIAFIFLIAGHMYRTNFGIGHSIKDLLEAHTPPGGRLGRGHKGLYDTINNSIHFQLGLALASLGVITSLVAQHMYSLPPYAFIAQDFTTQAALYTHHQYIAGFIMTGAFAHGAIFFIRDYNPEQNEDNVLARMLDHKEAIISHLSWASLFLGFHTLGLYVHNDVMLAFGTPEKQILIEPIFAQWIQSAHGKTTYGFDILLSSTNGPAFNAGRSLWLPGWLNAVNENSNSLFLTIGPGDFLVHHAIALGLHTTTLILVKGALDARGSKLMPDKKDFGYSFPCDGPGRGGTCDISAWDAFYLAVFWMLNTIGWVTFYWHWKHITLWQGNVSQFNESSTYLMGWLRDYLWLNSSQLINGYNPFGMNSLSVWAWMFLFGHLVWATGFMFLISWRGYWQELIETLAWAHERTPLANLIRWRDKPVALSIVQARLVGLAHFSVGYIFTYAAFLIASTSGKFG; translated from the coding sequence ATGGAATTAAGATTTCCCAGGTTTAGCCAAGGCTTAGCTCAGGACCCCACTACTCGTCGTATTTGGTTTGGTATTGCTACCGCACATGATTtcgaaagtcatgatgatattacTGAAGAACGTCTTTATCAGAACATTTTTGCTTCTCACTTTGGGCAATTAGCAATAATCTTTCTATGGACGTCCGGAAATCTGTTTCATGTAGCTTGGCAAGGAAATTTTGAATCATGGATACAGGATCCTTTACACGTAAGACCTATTGCTCATGCGATTTGGGATCCTCATTTTGGTCAACCCGCTGTGGAAGCCTTTACTCGAGGAGGTGCTGCTGGTCCAGTGAATATTGCTTATTCTGGGGTTTATCAGTGGTGGTATACAATAGGATTACGCACCAATGAAGATCTTTATACTGGAgctctttttctattatttctttctacGCTGTCCTTAATAGCGAGTTGGTTACATCTACAACCCAAATGGAAACCAAGCCTTTCGTGGTTCAAAAACGCGGAATCTCGTCTCAATCATCATTTGTCAGGACTTTTCGGGGTAAGTTCTTTGGCTTGGACAGGACATTTAGTTCATGTTGCTATTCCCGCATCCAGGGGGGAGTACGTTCGATGGAATAATTTCTTAGATGTATTACCCTATCCCCAGGGGTTGGGACCCCTTTTGACGGGTCAGTGGAATCTTTATGCCCAAAACCCTGATTCGAGTAATCATTTATTTGGTACCGCTCAAGGAGCGGGAACTGCCATTCTAACTCTTCTTGGGGGATTCCATCCACAAACACAAAGTTTGTGGCTGACTGATATGGCTCACCATCATTTAGCTATTGCATTTATTTTTCTCATTGCCGGTCACATGTATCGAACTAACTTCGGAATTGGGCACAGTATTAAAGATCTTTTAGAAGCGCATACTCCTCCGGGGGGTCGATTAGGGCGTGGGCATAAGGGCCTTTATGACACAATCAACAATTCGATTCATTTTCAGTTAGGTCTTGCTCTAGCTTCTTTAGGGGTTATTACTTCCTTAGTAGCTCAACATATGTACTCTTTACCTCCTTATGCATTCATAGCACAAGACTTTACTACTCAAGCTGCTTTATATACTCATCACCAATATATTGCGGGGTTCATCATGACAGGGGCTTTTGCTCATGGAGCTATTTTTTTCATTAGGGATTACAATCCGGAACAGAATGAGGATAATGTATTGGCAAGAATGTTAGACCATAAAGAAGCTATCATATCTCATTTAAGTTGGGCTAGCCTCTTTCTAGGATTCCATACCTTGGGCCTTTATGTTCATAACGACGTCATGCTTGCTTTTGGTACTCCAGAAAAGCAAATCTTGATCGAACCTATATTTGCCCAATGGATACAATCTGCTCATGGCAAGACGACATATGGGTTCGATATactcttatcttcaacgaatggccCCGCTTTCAATGCGGGTCGAAGCCTATGGTTGCCCGGATGGTTGAATGCTGTTAATGAGAATAGTAATTCGCTTTTCTTAACAATAGGACCTGGGGATTTCTTGGTTCATCATGCTATTGCTCTAGGTTTGCATACAACTACATTGATTTTAGTAAAGGGCGCTTTAGACGCACGCGGTTCCAAATTAATGCCGGATAAAAAGGATTTTGGGTATAGTTTTCCTTGTGACGGCCCAGGGCGCGGCGGTACTTGTGATATTTCTGCTTGGGACGCATTTTATTTGGCAGTTTTCTGGATGTTAAATACCATTGGGTGGGTTACTTTTTATTGGCATTGGAAACATATCACATTATGGCAGGGCAACGTTTcacaatttaatgaatcctccacTTATTTGATGGGATGGTTAAGAGATTACCTATGGTTAAACTCTTCACAACTTATCAATGGATATAATCCTTTTGGGATGAATAGTTTATCGGTATGGGCTTGGATGTTCTTATTTGGACATCTTGTTTGGGCTACTGGATTTATGTTCTTAATTTCTTGGCGGGGGTATTGGCAGGAATTAATTGAGACTTTAGCATGGGCTCATGAACGCACACCTTTAGCTAATTTAATTCGCTGGAGAGATAAGCCTGTGGCTCTTTCCATTGTGCAAGCAAGATTGGTTGGATTAGCTCACTTTTCCGTGGGTTATATATTCACTTATGCAGCTTTCTTGATTGCCTCAACATCAGGCAAGTTTGGTTAA
- the LOC123420113 gene encoding ATP synthase subunit beta, chloroplastic — MRTNPTTSRPGVSTSEEKSTGRIDQIIGPVLDVTFPPGKLPYIYNALVVQSRDTADKQINVTCEVQQLLGNNRVRAVAMSATDGLMRGMEVIDTGAPLSVPVGGATLGRIFNVLGEPVDNLGPVDSSATFPIHRSAPAFIELDTKLSIFETGIKVVDLLAPYRRGGKIGLFGGAGVGKTVLIMELINNIAKAHGGVSVFGGVGERTREGNDLYMEMKESGVINEKNIEESKVALVYGQMNEPPGARMRVGLTALTMAEYFRDVNKQDVLLFIDNIFRFVQAGSEVSALLGRMPSAVGYQPTLSTEMGSLQERIASTKKGSITSIQAVYVPADDLTDPAPATTFAHLDATTVLSRGLASKGIYPAVDPLDSTSTMLQPRIVGNEHYETAQRVKETLQRYKELQDIIAILGLDELSEEDRLTVARARKIERFLSQPFFVAEVFTGSPGKYVALAETIRGFQLILSGELDGLPEQAFYLVGNIDEASTKAITLEEENKSQK, encoded by the coding sequence ATGAGAACCAATCCTACTACTTCTCGTCCCGGGGTTTCCACAAGTGAAGAAAAAAGTACAGGtcgtatcgatcaaattattggaCCCGTGCTGGATGTCACTTTTCCCCCGGGCAAGTTACCTTATATTTATAACGCTTTAGTAGTCCAGAGTAGAGACACTGCCGATAAGCAAATTAATGTGACTTGTGAGGTACAACAATTATTAGGAAATAATCGAGTTAGAGCTGTAGCTATGAGTGCTACGGACGGGTTGATGAGAGGAATGGAAGTGATTGACACGGGAGCTCCTCTCAGTGTTCCGGTCGGTGGAGCTACTCTCGGACGAATTTTCAACGTTCTTGGGGAGCCTGTTGACAATTTGGGTCCTGTAGATAGTAGTGCAACGTTCCCTATTCATAGATCTGCGCCTGCCTTTATCGAGTTAGATACGAAATTATCCATCTTTGAAACAGGTATTAAGGTCGTCGATCTTTTAGCTCCTTATCGACGTGGAGGAAAAATAGGACTATTTGGGGGGGCTGGAGTAGGTAAAACAGTACTGATCATGGAATTAATCAATAACATTGCTAAAGCTCATGGGGGCGTATCCGTATTCGGTGGAGTAGGGGAACGGACTCGTGAAGGAAATGATCTTTATATGGAAATGAAGGAATCCGGAGTAATTAATGAAAAAAATATTGAAGAATCAAAGGTAGCTCTAGTCTATGGCCAAATGAATGAACCACCGGGAGCTCGTATGAGAGTTGGTTTAACTGCCCTAACTATGGCAGAATATTTCCGAGATGTTAATAAGCAAGACGTGCTTTTATTTATCGATAATATCTTTCGTTTTGTTCAAGCAGGATCAGAGGTATCCGCTTTATTAGGGAGAATGCCCTCCGCAGTGGGTTATCAACCTACTCTTAGTACAGAAATGGGTTCTTTGCAAGAAAGAATTGCTTCTACTAAAAAGGGATCTATAACTTCGATTCAAGCAGTTTATGTACCTGCGGACGATTTGACCGACCCTGcccctgccacaacatttgcacaTTTGGATGCTACTACCGTACTTTCCAGAGGATTAGCTTCCAAGGGTATTTATCCAGCAGTAGATCCTTTAGATTCAACATCAACTATGTTACAGCCTCGGATCGTTGGCAACGAACATTATGAAACTGCGCAAAGAGTTAAGGAAACTTTACAACGTTACAAAGAACTTCAGGACATTATCGCAATTCTTGGCTTGGATGAATTATCGGAAGAGGATCGTTTAACTGTAGCAAGAGCAAGAAAAATTGAGCGTTTCTTATCACAACCGTTCTTTGTGGCAGAAGTTTTTACTGGTTCTCCAGGAAAGTATGTTGCTCTTGCGGAAACTATTAGGGGATTTCAACTAATCCTTTCCGGAGAATTAGACGGCCTACCTGAACAGGCTTTTTATTTGGTGGGTAACATCGATGAAGCTAGCACGAAAGCTATAACcttagaagaggagaacaaatcgcAGAAATGA
- the LOC123420109 gene encoding photosystem I P700 chlorophyll a apoprotein A1, with the protein MIIRSPEPEVKIVVDRDPVKTSFEEWARPGHFSRTLAKGPDTTTWIWNLHADAHDFDSHTGDLEEISRKVFSAHFGQLSIIFLWLSGMYFHGARFSNYEAWLSDPTHIGPSAQVVWPIVGQEILNGDVGGGFRGIQITSGFFQLWRASGITSELQLYCTAIGALVFAALMLFAGWFHYHKAAPKLAWFQDVESMLNHHLAGLLGLGSLSWAGHQIHVSLPINQFLDAGVDPKEIPLPHEFILNRDLLAQLYPSFAEGATPFFTLNWSKYAEFLTFRGGLDPVTGGLWLTDIAHHHLAIAILFLIAGHMYRTNWGIGHGLKDILEAHKGPFTGQGHKGLYEILTTSWHAQLSLNLAMLGSTTIVVAHHMYSMPPYPYLATDYGTQLSLFTHHMWIGGFLIVGAAAHAAIFMVRDYDPTTRYNDLLDRVLRHRDAIISHLNWVCIFLGFHSFGLYIHNDTMSALGRPQDMFSDTAIQLQPIFAQWVQNIHATAPGVTAPGATTSTSLTWGGGELVAVGGKVALLPIPLGTADFLVHHIHAFTIHVTVLILLKGVLFARSSRLIPDKANLGFRFPCDGPGRGGTCQVSAWDHVFLGLFWMYNAISVVIFHFSWKMQSDVWGTISDQGVVTHITGGNFAQSSITINGWLRDFLWAQASQVIQSYGSSLSAYGLFFLGAHFVWAFSLMFLFSGRGYWQELIESIVWAHNKLKVAPATQPRALSIIQGRAVGVTHYLLGGIATTWAFFLARIIAVG; encoded by the coding sequence ATGATTATTCGTTCGCCGGAACCAGAAGTAAAAATTGTTGTGGATAGGGATCCTGTAAAAACATCTTTTGAGGAATGGGCGAGACCCGGCCATTTCTCAAGAACACTAGCTAAGGGCCCTGATACTACCACTTGGATCTGGAACCTACATGCTGATGCTCACGATTTCGATAGTCATACTGGTGATTTGGAGGAGATTTCTAGAAAAGTTTTTAGTGCTCATTTCGGGCAACTTTCCATTATCTTTCTTTGGTTGAGTGGCATGTACTTTCATGGTGCCCGTTTTTCCAATTATGAAGCATGGCTAAGTGATCCTACTCACATTGGACCCAGTGCTCAGGTAGTTTGGCCTATAGTAGGGCAAGAAATATTGAATGGTGATGTAGGTGGGGGTTTCCGAGGAATCCAAATAACCTCTGGTTTTTTTCAGCTTTGGCGAGCATCTGGAATAACTAGTGAATTACAACTCTATTGTACTGCAATTGGTGCATTGGTTTTTGCAGCGTTAATGCTTTTTGCTGGTTGGTTCCATTATCACAAAGCCGCTCCCAAATTGGCCTGGTTCCAAGATGTAGAATCCATGTTGAATCACCACTTAGCGGGATTATTAGGACTTGGGTCTCTTTCTTGGGCGGGACACCAAATTCATGTATCTTTACCAATTAACCAATTTCTTGACGCTGGGGTGGATCCTAAAGAGATACCACTTCCTCATGAATTTATCTTGAATCGGGACCTTTTGGCTCAACTTTATCCTAGTTTTGCCGAAGGAGCAACCCCTTTTTTCACTTTAAATTGGTCCAAATACGCAGAATTTCTGACTTTTCGTGGAGGACTAGATCCAGTAACCGGTGGTCTCTGGCTGACCGATATTGCACACCATCATTTAGCTATTGCTATTCTTTTCCTAATCGCAGGTCATATGTATAGGACCAACTGGGGTATTGGCCATGGACTTAAAGATATTTTGGAGGCTCACAAGGGCCCATTTACAGGACAAGGCCATAAGGGTCTTTATGAAATCTTAACAACGTCATGGCATGCTCAATTATCTCTTAACCTAGCTATGCTAGGCTCTACAACCATTGTTGTAGCTCATCATATGTATTCTATGCCTCCCTATCCATACCTAGCTACTGACTATGGTACACAACTTTCCTTGTTCACACACCACATGTGGATTGGCGGATTTCTAATAGTCGGTGCTGCTGCACATGCAGCAATTTTTATGGTAAGAGACTATGATCCAACTACTCGATACAACGATCTATTAGATCGCGTCCTTAGACACCGCGATGCAATCATATCCCACCTTAACTGGGTATGTATATTTCTAGGTTTTCACAGTTTTGGCTTGTACATTCATAATGATACCATGAGTGCTTTAGGCCGTCCACAAGATATGTTTTCGGATACCGCCATACAATTACAACCTATCTTTGCTCAATGGGTACAAAATATCCATGCTACTGCGCCTGGCGTAACAGCTCCTGGTgcaacaacaagtactagcttaaCGTGGGGAGGCGGCGAGTTAGTAGCAGTAGGTGGCAAAGTGGCTTTGTTACCGATTCCATTAGGAACCGCAGATTTTTTAGTCCATCACATTCATGCATTTACCATACATGTGACTGTATTAATACTTTTGAAAGGTGTTTTATTTGCTCGGAGTTCCCGTTTGATACCCGATAAAGCAAATCTAGGTTTTCGCTTTCCTTGCGATGGGCCTGGCCGAGGGggaacatgtcaagtatctgcttGGGATCATGTTTTCTTAGGTTTATTCTGGATGTACAATGCAATTTCGGTAGTCATTTTCCATTTCAGTTGGAAAATGCAGTCGGatgtttggggtaccataagtgaTCAAGGGGTGGTAACTCATATTACAGGGGGAAACTTTGCACAGAGTTCCATTACGATTAATGGGTGGCTTCGAGATTTCTTGTGGGCACAGGCATCGCAAGTCATTCAGTCTTATGGTTCTTCATTATCTGCATATGGTCTTTTTTTCTTAGGTGCTCATTTTGTCTGGGCCTTCAGTTTAATGTTTTTATTCAGCGGCCGTGGTTATTGGCAAGAACTCATTGAATCTATCGTTTGGGCTCATAACAaattaaaagttgctcctgctacTCAGCCTAGAGCCTTGAGCATTATACAAGGACGTGCTGTAGGAGTAACCCATTACCTTCTGGGTGGAATTGCCACGACATGGGCATTCTTCTTAGCGAGAATTATTGCAGTAGGATAG